The segment TCGACTCCGAGACGAGGTCCAGTGTCGGGTGCGTCGCCATCACCGTCAGCGGGTCACCCGCCGGGACGACGACGCGCCGACCGTCCCGTTCGACGACGTCGCGGGCGTCGAGCGGAGGAAGTCCGACGACGAACTCGCCGCGGTCGTCAGTTCGACCAGTCGTATCGAGTCCCGAAAGCGTGATCGTCGCGTCGGCGACCGGTTCCGTCGCCGCCGTGAGTACCCGCCCTCGGACGAGTGTCGCCCATGCGGGGAACCGGTAGGCCGGCGCCGGCGTTAGCGGAACCTCGATGACGGGTGAGAGCGGTTCGAGATCAGCGAGCGTGACCGCCACCTCGGTGGGGAGGAACCGATCCTCACTCGTCACGATGACGGTCCGGGGGTCTTTCGTCTCGTCGAGATCGAAAAAGAGGAAGTGACCGCTCGGCGATGGAACCGGTCTCGCAGCACCCGACAATCGGACCGTCAGTTGGTCGCGGAGGCACGTCCCGGCGAACGCATCGACGGGGCGGACCGCCAGCGAGAGTCGCGCGGTCGAGGTGCCGAGCCGCTCACCGAGACGGTCACTCGCCGGCATCAGTCCCTCCCATGAGGTGGTCGTCCACCCGGCGTTCGACGACGCGCGGCGTCGGGGACGGCGCCTCGGTCGAGACGAACACCGGACCGACGACGCAGACGAGCGAGGGTTGGTAGGGGACGTCGGTGAACGTGTTCCAAACCTCGAACGCGTCGTCGGCTGACTGTGAGTCGACGACGATGCGGAGTTCGCGGTCCTCTGAGAGGGATCCCAACAGGTCAGATCCCGAGACGACCGGATTGTCGGCGAATACCTGTATCGTCCGGCCGAGGACGCGGTGCTGTTCGAGCGACTGTGCCGTCTCGTCTGTTCCGCCATCACTCGAATGGGCGGTCACCAAGTAGTGCAGGTCAAGAGGGACCGACCCCGGGTCCGGCGGTCCGTCGCCGAGGCGATCGCGGTTCCGGAGGTAGGGGTTCACCGCGGTCCGGTAGAGAA is part of the Halogeometricum sp. S1BR25-6 genome and harbors:
- a CDS encoding carboxypeptidase-like regulatory domain-containing protein, with product MPASDRLGERLGTSTARLSLAVRPVDAFAGTCLRDQLTVRLSGAARPVPSPSGHFLFFDLDETKDPRTVIVTSEDRFLPTEVAVTLADLEPLSPVIEVPLTPAPAYRFPAWATLVRGRVLTAATEPVADATITLSGLDTTGRTDDRGEFVVGLPPLDARDVVERDGRRVVVPAGDPLTVMATHPTLDLVSESTEVTVTEGETVSVSLSLVKHD
- a CDS encoding DUF4255 domain-containing protein yields the protein MGGYTAVADASETVVKLLRGRMRDLLDADDVALSSPGATRANGAPRLTLFLYRTAVNPYLRNRDRLGDGPPDPGSVPLDLHYLVTAHSSDGGTDETAQSLEQHRVLGRTIQVFADNPVVSGSDLLGSLSEDRELRIVVDSQSADDAFEVWNTFTDVPYQPSLVCVVGPVFVSTEAPSPTPRVVERRVDDHLMGGTDAGE